Proteins from a single region of Blastocatellia bacterium:
- a CDS encoding Uma2 family endonuclease — protein MDKKFLRADELGIRLEIVGGLPIWEPHPVWKHQKAVDRIRATIERGSQPSEPVATCECIHAADIYISFPDGSLKRPDIAIFCREPDEEEEAVTLIPEAVIEVISKGHEAKDLEIGPHFYLSQGVKDVVVFDPYTLLVLHVRRDRVTRHVSPVAIQFECGCRCTV, from the coding sequence ATGGATAAAAAATTCTTACGCGCAGATGAGCTGGGCATTCGTCTTGAGATTGTCGGTGGTCTGCCCATCTGGGAGCCGCATCCGGTCTGGAAGCACCAGAAGGCCGTTGATCGCATCCGTGCGACGATTGAACGAGGCTCACAACCATCTGAGCCAGTCGCAACCTGCGAATGTATTCACGCCGCCGATATATACATCAGCTTTCCCGACGGTTCACTGAAGCGTCCGGACATTGCCATCTTTTGCCGCGAGCCTGACGAAGAAGAAGAAGCCGTGACGCTGATTCCTGAGGCGGTCATTGAAGTGATCAGCAAGGGGCATGAGGCCAAGGACCTGGAAATCGGGCCTCATTTTTACTTGTCTCAAGGAGTCAAGGATGTGGTGGTGTTCGATCCATACACGCTGTTAGTATTGCATGTTCGGCGCGATCGAGTAACCCGCCACGTATCGCCCGTGGCGATCCAGTTCGAATGCGGTTGTCGGTGCACAGTGTGA
- a CDS encoding HAD family hydrolase — protein MRSLVLLDRDGTINVEKHYLSSPDQVELLPAAAEGILQMRQLGLTVVVVTNQSAIARGYMDRRTLEQIHRRLCALLEEQGASLDAIYVCPHHPDDGCVCRKPAPGLAQQAAAEWQAELSGSFVIGDNVCDIELGRRIGATTLLVRTGYGARVAADGTAQPDYVVDDLQHAARVIAELIANQQKRVE, from the coding sequence ATGAGGTCGTTGGTGTTACTTGATCGAGACGGGACGATCAATGTGGAGAAGCACTACCTGTCATCTCCCGATCAAGTCGAACTGTTGCCGGCGGCGGCTGAAGGGATTCTCCAGATGCGGCAGCTCGGTCTCACGGTCGTTGTCGTAACGAATCAATCGGCGATTGCGCGTGGCTACATGGACCGGCGCACGCTCGAGCAGATTCACCGGCGCTTATGCGCCTTGCTTGAGGAACAGGGGGCGTCCTTGGATGCCATTTATGTGTGTCCACATCATCCTGATGATGGCTGTGTGTGCCGCAAGCCGGCGCCGGGCCTGGCTCAGCAGGCAGCCGCCGAGTGGCAAGCTGAGCTGTCTGGCTCGTTTGTGATTGGAGATAATGTCTGTGATATTGAACTGGGACGGCGCATCGGGGCAACCACGCTGTTGGTTCGGACAGGGTACGGCGCTCGTGTCGCTGCCGATGGAACGGCGCAGCCGGACTATGTCGTTGACGATTTGCAACACGCGGCGCGTGTGATTGCCGAGCTGATAGCCAATCAGCAGAAGAGAGTGGAATGA
- a CDS encoding PaaI family thioesterase — protein sequence MKRERTITWADPQAVAATARQMSGLEYLQAIQRQQLPAPPIASLMGYDLVEVSPGRVVFVVSPHECHYNPLGVVHGGLLATVMDSAMACAIHTMLPRGEGSTTLELHVNYVRAVTIQTGPLRCEGEVIYRGGRIATAQARVFDQSGLLYAHGTTTCLIFRLSQDSGTPNQQANS from the coding sequence ATGAAACGTGAGCGCACGATTACATGGGCAGACCCGCAGGCGGTGGCTGCCACGGCGAGGCAGATGAGCGGCCTGGAATACCTACAAGCGATCCAGCGGCAACAGCTCCCAGCTCCGCCGATTGCCTCGTTGATGGGATACGATCTGGTTGAGGTCAGCCCCGGACGTGTTGTGTTTGTCGTTTCGCCGCACGAATGCCATTACAATCCACTGGGAGTCGTGCATGGCGGGCTGCTGGCGACGGTGATGGATTCGGCGATGGCCTGCGCGATTCATACGATGTTGCCCCGTGGCGAAGGCAGCACGACCCTTGAGCTTCATGTGAACTACGTCCGCGCGGTGACGATCCAGACCGGGCCTCTTCGTTGTGAAGGCGAAGTCATTTATCGAGGCGGTCGCATTGCAACGGCGCAGGCGCGGGTGTTTGACCAATCCGGCCTGCTCTATGCCCACGGGACGACAACGTGCCTGATCTTCCGTCTGAGTCAAGACAGCGGCACGCCCAATCAACAGGCAAATTCCTAA
- a CDS encoding nucleotidyltransferase family protein, with protein sequence MQAALDLSSMTTLVLCGGLGTRLRAVIGERPKALAPIAGHPFLHYLLRYLQRQHVRDVVLCTGFGAAEIEAYCQDGRAWQLEIRYSCEDRPLGTAGAIKQAESYVRSNPLCVLNGDSLVQADLSTLVQFHRAKQARMTLCLVEVPSRARFGSVTLAADGTIISFGEKRHQQAGLINAGLYVMDQAVLQMIPPGSPLSLERDVLPRMIGQRLYGLVAADPFIDIGTPETYTLAQSLLPDWMNEAEA encoded by the coding sequence ATGCAAGCGGCTCTCGATCTCAGTAGTATGACCACGTTGGTGCTGTGCGGCGGGTTGGGAACGCGGCTGCGTGCGGTTATTGGTGAGAGACCCAAGGCATTAGCCCCGATTGCCGGTCATCCATTCTTGCATTACCTGTTGCGATACCTTCAGCGACAACATGTCCGTGACGTGGTCTTGTGCACCGGCTTTGGCGCAGCCGAGATCGAAGCCTACTGTCAAGACGGCAGAGCATGGCAGCTCGAGATTCGCTATTCGTGTGAAGACCGGCCATTGGGCACAGCCGGAGCCATCAAGCAAGCAGAATCCTATGTCAGGTCTAATCCGCTCTGCGTCTTGAACGGCGACTCACTCGTGCAAGCAGACCTATCTACCTTGGTTCAATTTCATCGGGCGAAACAGGCGCGTATGACCCTGTGTCTGGTTGAGGTTCCGTCCCGCGCGCGATTCGGCTCGGTGACGCTTGCTGCTGATGGAACGATCATCAGTTTCGGTGAAAAGCGCCATCAGCAGGCCGGTTTGATCAATGCAGGCCTCTACGTCATGGATCAAGCCGTGCTGCAAATGATTCCGCCTGGCTCGCCGCTCTCGCTCGAGCGCGATGTCTTGCCACGCATGATTGGCCAACGATTGTACGGTCTGGTCGCCGCAGACCCGTTCATTGACATCGGGACGCCGGAGACGTACACGCTGGCTCAATCGCTCTTGCCTGATTGGATGAACGAGGCCGAAGCATGA
- a CDS encoding kinase, giving the protein MIITKTPLRVSFLGGGTDYPDYFRQHGGQTLGVAIDKYSYVIVNRLAQLFEHTIRVSYSRTELVSGVDQIEHPAVRGCLQFLGLDGHLEVHYVGDLPARTGLGSSSSFTVGLLHALHALKGELVSAEQLAAEAVYVEQQVIGERVGVQDQYTCAYGGLVHLQFERDGHVRVSPVPLPPQRLSELQSHMMLFYTGISRHAHEVLEEQLERTKQGINATDLSYLSSLVTQGLDVLINGHPISLFGELLHCAWMAKRRLSSKISTAAIDQGYDCARQAGAIGGKLLGAGGGGFLLLIVEPAKQQAVEQALRPWRRVEVAFDHTGSTLLFYQPTNVSRHRAARESS; this is encoded by the coding sequence ATGATCATCACGAAAACGCCATTACGGGTCAGCTTCCTGGGGGGCGGGACGGATTATCCCGATTACTTCCGCCAGCACGGCGGTCAGACCTTGGGTGTGGCCATTGATAAGTATTCCTATGTGATCGTCAATCGGCTGGCCCAATTGTTTGAGCATACCATCCGTGTCAGTTACTCGCGCACCGAATTGGTCAGCGGTGTGGATCAGATCGAGCATCCGGCGGTGCGCGGCTGCCTCCAATTTCTCGGCCTCGACGGGCATCTTGAGGTGCACTACGTCGGCGATCTGCCTGCTCGGACCGGACTCGGCTCGTCATCTTCATTCACCGTGGGACTCTTGCATGCGCTTCACGCGCTCAAAGGCGAGTTGGTCAGCGCAGAGCAGTTGGCCGCCGAAGCTGTCTATGTTGAGCAGCAGGTGATCGGCGAACGGGTCGGCGTGCAGGATCAGTATACCTGCGCTTATGGCGGATTGGTCCACTTGCAATTCGAGCGCGACGGCCATGTGCGCGTCTCGCCAGTGCCGCTGCCGCCGCAACGCCTGAGCGAGCTACAGTCGCACATGATGCTCTTTTACACGGGCATCAGCCGCCACGCCCACGAAGTGCTCGAGGAGCAACTGGAACGCACTAAACAAGGCATCAATGCGACCGATCTCAGCTATCTGAGCAGCCTCGTCACTCAAGGGTTGGACGTGCTGATCAACGGACATCCGATCAGTCTCTTTGGCGAGCTCTTACACTGTGCCTGGATGGCCAAGCGGCGACTCTCCAGCAAAATTTCAACGGCAGCGATAGACCAGGGTTACGATTGCGCGCGTCAGGCAGGAGCTATCGGCGGGAAATTGCTCGGCGCCGGCGGCGGCGGATTCTTGCTCCTGATCGTGGAACCGGCAAAACAACAGGCCGTCGAACAGGCGCTGCGTCCATGGCGACGCGTTGAAGTGGCGTTCGACCATACCGGCAGCACACTCCTATTTTATCAACCAACGAACGTGAGTCGTCATCGCGCTGCAAGGGAATCCTCCTGA
- a CDS encoding AMP-binding protein has product MSWSIIFSAMRRETLVDFFQDMANARGEFLVYDDGYRSWSYTYSDVARAAKAFAVRLEAAGIGKGDKVIIWSENRPEWVVAFWGCLLVGAVVVPIDYRASSNFLQRVRQIVQPRLILIGEEVSFSDGDASPPVWPLSEITASMEQWADRATIESISASLALPSRDDVIQIIFTSGATAEPKGVLITHRNILANIVPVENEILKYRWLGRPFFPLRFLNLLPLSHLFGQAMTMFIPPMLPGTVVFMRGYNPERIIKQIRMRRISVLVCVPKILEVLREYIVHVDPKAARMKPVRRHVLRRWWMYRKVHRLFGMKFWSFVVGAAPLDPALEAFWSGLGFLVIQGYGLTETAPIVTLNHPFNAQAGSVGKALPGVEVKIAPDGEILVRGENVTVGYYCADDETAQAFEDGWLHTGDIGAFDEEGRLYVRGRKKEMIVTPEGLNVFPEDVERVLERIAGVREAAVIGVTRGGQERVHAVLVLETGGAKNIPLVHPAEVVRLANQQLEEHQKIRGFSVWPGDALPRTEGTRKLKRRQIKQWVEQGSVPRSEPAAEDRLAALLAKYAGDRPLTSNVTLEELGLSSLERIELTMELEEQFQTSLDETVLSQARDLGELRALLAQAAREPAASPIQFPAWNRRWLACGVRRLGLALLILPLTRLFAWIRVEGREHLQALDGPAIFAANHQSHLDTPVIFAALPPRWRYRLAPAMSKEFFKAHFFPAQHGRWQWLTNSVNYYLACLFFNAFPLPQQEAGARQALSYMGELVSEGYCILIFPEGRRTEQGEISRFQGGVGMIASRLHLPVVPVRLEGLERVLHQSWKMARPGPVKVIFGRPLQLQGHDYSQLAWQVEQAVRQL; this is encoded by the coding sequence ATGAGTTGGTCTATCATATTTTCTGCTATGCGCCGGGAGACGTTAGTGGACTTCTTTCAGGATATGGCCAACGCGCGCGGCGAGTTCCTCGTCTACGACGACGGCTATCGAAGCTGGTCGTACACGTATTCGGATGTCGCGCGAGCGGCCAAGGCGTTTGCCGTGCGACTGGAGGCCGCCGGCATTGGCAAAGGTGACAAAGTCATCATCTGGAGCGAGAATCGCCCGGAGTGGGTCGTGGCGTTCTGGGGTTGCCTGCTGGTCGGCGCCGTGGTAGTTCCAATTGATTATCGGGCGTCGAGCAATTTCCTACAACGCGTTCGACAGATCGTACAGCCGCGGCTCATACTGATTGGCGAGGAGGTTTCATTCAGTGACGGCGATGCTTCGCCGCCCGTCTGGCCGCTCAGTGAGATCACCGCGTCAATGGAACAATGGGCTGATCGAGCCACGATCGAGTCAATCAGCGCGTCACTTGCATTGCCCAGCCGCGATGATGTCATCCAGATCATCTTCACCTCTGGAGCGACTGCTGAACCGAAAGGCGTGCTAATTACACACCGCAATATCCTGGCCAACATTGTTCCAGTGGAAAATGAAATCCTGAAGTACCGCTGGCTTGGTCGCCCGTTCTTTCCGTTGCGGTTTCTCAATCTGTTGCCGCTCAGCCATCTGTTTGGGCAGGCGATGACAATGTTCATTCCGCCGATGCTGCCGGGCACAGTTGTGTTCATGCGCGGCTACAATCCAGAGCGCATCATCAAGCAAATTCGTATGCGGCGCATCTCGGTCTTGGTCTGTGTGCCGAAAATTCTGGAGGTGCTGCGCGAGTATATTGTTCATGTTGATCCGAAGGCAGCCCGCATGAAGCCGGTTCGGCGACACGTGCTTCGACGGTGGTGGATGTACCGAAAGGTGCATCGCCTGTTCGGGATGAAATTCTGGAGTTTTGTTGTCGGCGCAGCGCCGCTGGACCCGGCGTTGGAAGCGTTCTGGTCTGGTCTGGGGTTTCTGGTGATTCAAGGTTACGGATTGACGGAAACGGCTCCGATTGTCACGCTGAATCATCCGTTTAACGCGCAGGCCGGTTCGGTCGGCAAGGCGCTGCCGGGCGTTGAAGTGAAGATCGCGCCGGATGGCGAGATTCTGGTACGCGGCGAAAATGTCACCGTTGGTTACTACTGCGCTGATGATGAAACAGCTCAAGCGTTCGAGGATGGTTGGCTACATACGGGTGACATCGGCGCATTTGATGAAGAAGGCCGCTTGTACGTGCGCGGACGCAAAAAAGAGATGATCGTCACGCCGGAGGGCTTGAATGTGTTTCCTGAGGATGTCGAGCGGGTGTTAGAGCGGATTGCCGGCGTGCGTGAAGCAGCCGTCATCGGCGTCACGAGAGGCGGTCAGGAGCGTGTTCATGCGGTGCTCGTGCTGGAAACAGGCGGCGCCAAGAACATTCCGTTGGTTCATCCGGCTGAGGTTGTGCGGCTGGCCAACCAACAACTGGAAGAGCATCAGAAGATACGTGGCTTCAGCGTCTGGCCTGGAGATGCGCTGCCACGCACCGAGGGGACGCGCAAACTGAAGCGCCGGCAGATCAAGCAATGGGTTGAACAGGGCAGTGTCCCGCGTTCGGAGCCAGCGGCTGAGGATCGGCTGGCCGCTCTGCTGGCTAAATACGCAGGCGACCGTCCGCTCACATCGAACGTGACGCTGGAAGAACTTGGCTTAAGCTCGCTAGAGCGCATTGAATTGACGATGGAGCTGGAAGAACAATTTCAAACGAGCCTGGATGAAACAGTCCTATCACAGGCGCGCGACCTGGGGGAACTGCGCGCGTTGCTGGCGCAGGCGGCCCGCGAACCTGCCGCCAGTCCGATTCAATTTCCCGCGTGGAATCGGCGCTGGCTGGCTTGCGGCGTTCGTCGGCTCGGTTTGGCGCTGTTGATTCTGCCGCTGACGCGGCTGTTTGCTTGGATACGGGTTGAAGGCCGTGAACATTTGCAGGCACTGGACGGGCCAGCCATTTTCGCTGCAAATCACCAGAGTCATTTGGACACACCGGTCATTTTTGCAGCCTTGCCGCCACGCTGGCGTTACCGGCTGGCGCCGGCCATGTCGAAGGAATTTTTCAAAGCCCACTTCTTTCCTGCTCAACATGGGCGATGGCAGTGGTTAACCAACAGCGTGAACTATTATCTGGCGTGTTTATTCTTCAACGCCTTCCCACTGCCGCAACAAGAAGCTGGAGCCCGGCAGGCGCTTAGTTACATGGGTGAGCTGGTCAGTGAAGGTTACTGTATCCTGATTTTTCCTGAAGGCCGGCGCACAGAGCAGGGAGAAATCAGTCGGTTTCAAGGCGGTGTCGGCATGATTGCCTCGCGGCTTCATCTGCCAGTTGTGCCCGTGCGGCTGGAGGGACTGGAGCGCGTGTTACACCAGTCTTGGAAAATGGCTCGACCTGGCCCGGTCAAGGTCATTTTTGGTCGGCCACTTCAACTGCAGGGACATGATTACTCGCAACTGGCATGGCAGGTTGAGCAAGCTGTTCGGCAACTGTGA
- a CDS encoding acetyl-CoA C-acetyltransferase → MTTAYIIDAVRTPRGRGKAGKGALSGIHPQELLAQTLNHLVERAGIPKDDVDDVVIGCVTQAGEQGAGIARNAVLTAGWPLQVTAVTLNRFCGSGLQAVNFAAMGVMSGAQDVVIGGGVESMSRVPMGADGAGIDGNNPLLRQKHFQVPQGISADLIATLEGFSREDVDRFALESQRRAARAQKEGRFSKSLFPVKNPETGEVALAVDEHPRPETTLEALAGLSPSFAELGMMPAGPNGETLDQIAMQRYPQVKSINHVHTAGNSSGIVDGAAVVLLASERYVKAHGLKPRARIRAMATYGDEPIIMLTAPTPASQKALAKAGMSANDIDLWEINEAFAVVPLQVMRNLNLDHAKVNVNGGAIALGHPLGATGACLLGTALDELERSGLGTALITLCIGGGQGIATIIERV, encoded by the coding sequence ATGACAACGGCTTACATTATTGATGCTGTACGAACGCCACGTGGGCGTGGCAAGGCCGGCAAGGGCGCGCTTTCCGGCATTCATCCACAGGAATTGCTCGCTCAAACACTGAACCACCTTGTCGAGCGTGCTGGCATTCCCAAAGACGATGTTGACGATGTCGTCATTGGCTGCGTCACGCAAGCGGGCGAGCAAGGCGCTGGCATTGCTCGCAACGCGGTGTTGACGGCAGGCTGGCCACTGCAAGTGACGGCTGTGACGTTGAACCGGTTTTGCGGTTCCGGCTTGCAGGCTGTCAACTTTGCTGCGATGGGCGTCATGTCGGGCGCTCAGGATGTCGTCATTGGCGGCGGCGTTGAAAGCATGTCGCGTGTACCGATGGGCGCAGATGGCGCCGGCATTGACGGCAACAATCCGCTGCTTCGACAAAAGCATTTCCAGGTGCCACAAGGCATCAGCGCCGACCTGATTGCCACACTCGAAGGTTTTTCACGCGAGGACGTTGACCGGTTTGCGCTGGAATCTCAACGTCGGGCGGCCCGCGCTCAGAAAGAGGGACGGTTTAGCAAAAGCCTATTCCCGGTGAAGAATCCTGAAACAGGCGAGGTGGCGCTTGCTGTTGATGAGCATCCCCGACCGGAGACGACGTTGGAAGCCTTGGCTGGGCTATCGCCATCGTTTGCTGAACTGGGCATGATGCCGGCTGGCCCAAATGGCGAGACGCTTGATCAAATCGCCATGCAGCGGTATCCGCAAGTCAAATCCATCAACCATGTTCACACGGCAGGCAATTCCAGTGGCATTGTGGATGGAGCCGCTGTTGTGCTGCTGGCCTCGGAGCGTTATGTCAAGGCGCATGGCCTGAAGCCCCGAGCGCGCATTCGTGCGATGGCCACGTATGGCGACGAACCGATCATCATGCTCACCGCTCCAACGCCGGCTTCACAGAAGGCACTGGCCAAAGCCGGTATGAGCGCCAACGATATTGATCTGTGGGAGATCAACGAAGCGTTCGCCGTCGTGCCGCTTCAAGTCATGCGCAATTTGAACCTCGATCATGCTAAGGTCAACGTCAATGGCGGCGCCATTGCGCTTGGTCATCCGCTGGGAGCCACCGGCGCTTGTTTACTGGGGACGGCGCTCGATGAGTTGGAACGATCCGGTCTTGGCACGGCGCTGATCACGTTGTGCATCGGCGGCGGGCAGGGCATCGCCACAATTATCGAGCGTGTCTGA
- a CDS encoding ribonuclease R, translating into MTDYQGKLIEYLDGVGVRFGVVTRQAGDKLHVTDERGKHERISLNHVIAVHSSDRLTSEPDAVISQLKSHIEAIKAEIDTEFLWESTVDEAREYELAELTRSYFGQADAIRQSALFRALMDDSLRFKRHGIRFTPRTRQHVADQITATRRRQEKEAFRQQALEWIRAVLTTDGTCDVPPAMAGLLQQTEDFLLRQKTNDATALLREAHEDLTAKEAAFELLVKTGRLDAQADPLLVIAGIEERFPRRVLEQAERLVPFQPNDARRDFTALITVSIDDEETREVDDALTIERLSDRWRVGIHIADVAHFVSKDDPLDQEAYRRSASIYLPTRTVTMFPERLSYDLASLNQDQWRPTMSFEVDFDANARVLDWQVSRGQIRVTHRLSYAQVDQMLQAQPDGLLTEQLHHLAALTPNLISQRLAAGAIIIRRPQLKIYVKDDQITVKVLDPNSPSRQLISEMMILANRLAAQYAAREGVPLIYRTQDAPDGEPGFYGAESGYDPVSVMKALRGMRRSRLSLSPQPHAGLGLDAYTQLTSPIRRFSDVVIQRQIAAALAGEPLPYEKEELLYVLGAAESAERDMRAIERQAVNYWALEYLARQPADSRHHGWILEETKGGYVVELDGLFIHGFLTTKAQHEPGDYLALCIEQVDPKKSVLRLREPS; encoded by the coding sequence ATGACTGACTACCAAGGAAAACTCATCGAATATCTGGACGGAGTCGGCGTTCGATTCGGCGTGGTCACGCGTCAGGCCGGCGACAAACTTCACGTGACCGACGAACGGGGCAAGCATGAACGCATCTCGCTCAATCACGTGATCGCTGTTCACAGCTCTGACCGACTGACCAGCGAGCCGGATGCGGTGATTTCTCAGCTCAAGTCGCACATTGAAGCGATCAAGGCGGAGATTGACACCGAATTTCTTTGGGAAAGCACAGTGGATGAAGCGCGAGAATATGAGCTGGCGGAACTGACCCGCAGTTACTTTGGCCAGGCGGATGCCATACGTCAATCGGCATTGTTCCGCGCCTTGATGGACGACTCGCTGCGCTTTAAGCGTCACGGAATTCGCTTCACGCCGCGCACGCGACAGCACGTTGCTGACCAGATCACTGCGACGCGCCGACGCCAGGAGAAGGAAGCGTTCCGCCAACAAGCCTTGGAATGGATTCGAGCCGTGTTAACGACAGATGGCACGTGTGACGTGCCGCCGGCGATGGCCGGACTGCTTCAACAAACCGAAGACTTCCTGCTGCGCCAGAAAACCAATGACGCAACGGCGCTCCTGAGGGAGGCGCACGAGGACCTCACAGCGAAGGAAGCGGCGTTTGAATTACTCGTCAAGACCGGTCGCCTGGATGCGCAAGCAGACCCGCTGCTGGTCATCGCTGGCATCGAGGAACGCTTTCCACGGCGCGTGCTGGAGCAGGCTGAGCGACTCGTCCCATTCCAACCAAATGATGCCCGACGCGATTTCACCGCGTTGATCACCGTCAGCATTGATGATGAAGAAACCCGCGAAGTGGATGATGCCTTGACAATTGAACGTCTCAGTGACCGATGGCGCGTAGGGATTCACATCGCCGATGTGGCTCACTTTGTCAGCAAAGATGATCCGCTCGACCAGGAAGCCTACCGCCGCAGCGCCTCGATTTACTTGCCCACGCGCACGGTGACCATGTTTCCCGAACGGCTCAGCTATGATCTGGCCAGCCTCAATCAAGACCAGTGGCGACCAACGATGAGTTTCGAAGTTGACTTCGACGCCAACGCGCGCGTGCTGGATTGGCAAGTGTCACGCGGTCAAATTCGCGTCACGCATCGGCTCAGCTACGCGCAAGTTGATCAAATGCTGCAGGCGCAGCCCGACGGACTGTTGACTGAGCAGCTTCATCATCTGGCTGCGTTGACGCCAAACCTGATCAGTCAACGCTTGGCCGCCGGCGCCATCATCATTCGTCGGCCACAATTGAAAATCTACGTCAAAGATGACCAGATCACCGTGAAAGTGCTCGATCCCAACTCGCCCAGCCGTCAGTTAATCAGTGAAATGATGATTCTGGCCAACAGGCTCGCGGCGCAATATGCCGCGCGGGAAGGCGTCCCGCTGATCTACCGCACGCAGGATGCGCCTGACGGGGAGCCGGGCTTTTACGGCGCTGAATCCGGCTATGATCCGGTCAGCGTCATGAAGGCGCTCCGGGGCATGCGACGCTCGCGACTGTCGCTGTCGCCTCAGCCGCACGCCGGGTTGGGCCTGGACGCTTACACTCAATTGACCTCGCCGATTCGTCGCTTCTCCGACGTGGTCATTCAACGACAAATAGCCGCTGCCCTGGCCGGTGAGCCGCTGCCTTATGAAAAAGAAGAATTGCTGTATGTGTTGGGAGCCGCCGAATCAGCCGAACGCGACATGCGTGCCATCGAACGACAGGCCGTCAATTATTGGGCGCTGGAATATCTGGCGCGACAACCTGCCGACAGCCGACATCACGGTTGGATTCTCGAAGAGACGAAGGGCGGATACGTGGTCGAACTCGACGGCCTGTTCATTCACGGCTTTCTGACCACCAAAGCGCAGCATGAGCCGGGCGATTACCTCGCGCTGTGCATTGAGCAGGTTGATCCTAAGAAAAGTGTGCTGCGGCTCAGAGAACCGAGCTAA
- a CDS encoding NAD(P)-dependent oxidoreductase, with translation MKQHVLVTGGAGYLGSVLTEHLLKAGYRVTVVDNLMYGQHSLFHLCAHPAFDFVFGDARDEQVMRPLINRADALIPLAAIVGAPACDRDPWLAQSVNVDAIRLLNRLRSPQQLVVFPTTNSGYGTRSGDVYCSEETPLEPITLYGRTKVEAEAHLLDSPNTITLRLATVFGMSPRMRLDLLVNHFVYAAVTDGYIVIFEKDFKRNYIHIRDVADCFLHCLEHAERMVGRTYNVGLDDANLSKEELALKIKEHVPNFYIHFASVGSDPDKRNYIVSNQRLREAGFEARRSLDQGIEELLKGYRMLGRKHLTNV, from the coding sequence ATGAAGCAGCATGTGCTGGTCACCGGCGGCGCTGGATATTTAGGGTCTGTCTTGACCGAACATTTACTGAAGGCCGGCTATCGGGTGACAGTTGTTGATAACCTGATGTATGGGCAGCATTCGTTGTTTCATCTCTGTGCGCATCCGGCCTTTGATTTCGTATTCGGCGATGCGCGGGATGAACAGGTGATGCGCCCGTTGATTAACAGGGCGGATGCGTTGATTCCGCTGGCCGCTATTGTAGGAGCGCCCGCGTGTGATCGCGATCCGTGGTTGGCTCAATCAGTCAACGTTGACGCGATTCGATTGCTCAATCGGCTACGCAGTCCACAGCAGTTAGTTGTATTCCCGACGACCAACAGCGGCTACGGGACTCGTTCGGGCGATGTCTACTGCTCGGAAGAGACGCCGCTGGAGCCGATCACCCTCTACGGTCGGACGAAGGTCGAAGCAGAGGCTCACTTGCTGGACAGCCCCAATACGATCACGCTGCGTCTGGCAACCGTCTTTGGGATGTCGCCACGAATGCGGCTCGACTTGCTGGTCAATCACTTCGTCTATGCTGCCGTGACGGACGGCTATATTGTGATCTTCGAAAAGGATTTCAAGCGCAACTATATCCACATTCGTGACGTGGCCGATTGCTTCCTTCACTGCTTGGAGCATGCCGAGCGGATGGTCGGGCGGACGTACAATGTTGGGTTGGATGACGCGAATTTATCCAAAGAAGAGCTGGCGCTGAAGATCAAAGAGCATGTACCAAATTTCTATATTCACTTTGCCTCGGTGGGCAGCGATCCCGACAAGCGGAATTACATTGTCTCGAATCAGCGGCTGCGTGAAGCGGGCTTTGAAGCGCGACGTTCACTGGACCAAGGGATTGAAGAGCTGTTGAAAGGGTATCGCATGCTGGGGCGCAAGCACTTGACCAACGTCTGA